The region TCGGTACATACGAGTACGGATGGGCAGACTCGGACGTCGCCGGTGCAACCGCCCGCCGCGGCCTGAGTGAGGAAGTCGTCCGCGACATTTCGGCTAAGAAGAACGAGCCGCAGTGGATGCTGGACCTTCGCCTCAAGGGCCTGAAGTACTTTGAGCGCAAGCCGATGCCGACCTGGGGCGCAGACCTCTCCGGCATCGACTTCGACAACATCAAGTACTTCGTCCGTTCCACGGAGAAGCAGGCCAACACCTGGGAAGACCTCCCCGAGGACATCCGCAACACGTACGAGAAGCTCGGCATCCCCGAGGCTGAGCGCGGCCGCCTGGTTTCCGGCGTCGCAGCGCAGTACGAGTCCGAGGTTGTCTACCACCAGCTCCGCGAGGACCTGGAACGCCAGGGCGTCATCTTCCTGGACACCGACACCGCGCTGAAGGAACACCCGGAAATGTTCCAGGAGTACTTCGGCACCGTCATTCCCGTCGGTGACAACAAGTTCGGCTCGCTGAACACTGCCGTGTGGTCCGGCGGTTCCTTCGTGTACGTCCCCAAGGGCGTCCACGTGGAGATCCCGCTGCAGGCCTACTTCCGTATCAACACGGAGAACATGGGCCAGTTCGAGCGCACCCTGATCATTGCGGACGAGGATTCCTACGTCCACTACATCGAGGGCTGCACCGCACCGATCTACACCTCGGACTCGCTGCACAGCGCCGTCGTCGAAATCATCGTGAAGAAGGGCGCCCGCGTCCGCTACACGACCATCCAGAACTGGTCCAACAACGTGTACAACCTGGTGACCAAGCGCGCCATTGCACACGAGGGCGCCACCATGGAATGGATTGACGGCAACATCGGCTCCAAGGTCACCATGAAGTACCCGGCTGTCTACCTGGTCGGCGAGCACGCCAAGGGTGAGACCCTGTCCATCGCCTTTGCCGGCGAGGGCCAGCACCAGGACACCGGATCCAAGATGGTCCACATTGCCCCGAACACCAAGAGCTCCATCATTTCCAAGTCTGTGGCCCGCGGCGGCGGCCGCGCCGCCTACCGCGGCCTGGTCCAGGTCCGCGAAGGCGCCACGCACTCGGCCAACACCGTGCGCTGCGACGCCCTGCTGGTGGACACCATCTCCCGCTCGGACACGTACCCGTACGTGGACATCCGCGAAGATGACGTCACCATGGGCCACGAAGCCACTGTCTCCCGCGTCAGCGAGGAGCAGCTGTTCTACCTCATGTCCCGCGGCCTTCCCGAGGACGAGGCAATGGCAATGATCGTGCGCGGCTTCATCGAGCCGATCGCGCGTGAACTGCCGATGGAATACGCCCTTGAACTCAACCGCCTCATCGAACTCCAGATGGAAGGAGCCGTCGGTTAATGTCGAAGCTTAACGACGTCGTCGAAACCGTGACCGAAAAGGTCAGCAATGTAGTGGAGGAGGTCAAGGCCAAGGTTGGTTCCCCCAAGGAAACCAGCCGTGTGCGCATTGACGGCTTCACCGAGGAGGGCGAAAACCTCTCCCCGCTGAACGAGGCCTCCTCACCGCTGGGCGGCGACAGCAGCAAGTCCCACAGCCACGGTGGCGGAGAGGGCATCCCGGACAGCTCGCGCGCCGGCCGTACCACCTCGTTCCACCGGGCTGACTTCGGCAAAATGACCGGCCGCGAAGAAGACTGGCGGTTCACCCCGCTCAAGCGCCTGCGCGGACTGCATACCGCGGACCTCGACGGAACAGCTCCCGAGCTGGCAGTCGTCGCCCCCGACGGCGTGCTGGTCGAGAGCATTGCCCGCACCGACGCCCGCATCGGCTCGGCCGGCATCCCCGAAGACCGGGTTGCCGCCGCCGCGTGGGAAGACTTCCGCGAGGCCACTGCCGTAACCATTCCCGCCGAGACCGTAGTTGAAGGCAGCGTCACGCTGACCATCAACGGTGTCAGCAAGGATCCGGCCGCCCAGCACATCGTCATCACCGCGGAGAAGTTCTCCAAGGGCGTTGTGGTCCTGGACCACAAGGGTTCGGCAGTGCTGTCCCAGAACGTCGAAATCGTGGTCGGCGACGGTGCGGAACTGACCGTCGTCTCCGTCCAGGACTGGGACGACGACGCCGTGCACGCCTCCGCGCAGTACGCGAAGATCGGCCGCGACGCGAAGTTCAAGCACGTCGTCGTCAGCCTTGGCGGCGACCTGGTGCGCGTCACCCCGTCTTCCAAGTTCACCGCCACCGGCGGCGACGTGGAAATGTTCGGCCTGTACTACGCCGACGCCGGCCAGCACCTTGAGCAGCGCCTGTTCGTGGACCACGCAGTGGCGAACTGCAAGTCCCGCGTTATGTACAAGGGCGCCCTGCAGGGCCGCGACGCGCACACCGTGTGGGTTGGCGACGTCCTGATCCGCAAGGAAGCAGAAGGCACCGACACGTACGAAGTCAACCGCAACCTGCTGCTGACCGACGGCGGCCGCGCCGACTCCGTACCGAACCTGGAGATCGAAACCGGACTGATCGAGGGTGCCGGCCACGCCAGCGCCACCGGCCGGTTCGACGACGAGCACCTGTTCTACCTGATGGCACGCGGCATCCCCGAGGACACCGCCCGCCGCCTGGTGGTTCGGGGCTTCCTCACCGAGATCATCCAGCAGATCAAGGTACCTGCCCTGGAAGAGCGTCTCACCGACGCTGTCGAGCGCGAGCTCGAAGCCTCCGGAGCCTACTGAGACCCAAGTCCGGGTGCCGGAGCAATCCGGCACCCGGACCCTCTCGCCTTCCATCCCCAAAGCTTAGTAACGCACCCGCGGGTGCAAAGGAGAAAGCCAACTCGCATGTCTACTCTTGAGATCAAGGATCTTCACGTCAGCATTGAGACCGAACAGGGCCGCAAGCCGATCCTGAAGGGTGTCAGCCTGACCATCAAAACCGG is a window of Arthrobacter sp. zg-Y1171 DNA encoding:
- the sufB gene encoding Fe-S cluster assembly protein SufB, with amino-acid sequence MTDQVTQKPTAPSMVPESVISDILEKNPELEGIGTYEYGWADSDVAGATARRGLSEEVVRDISAKKNEPQWMLDLRLKGLKYFERKPMPTWGADLSGIDFDNIKYFVRSTEKQANTWEDLPEDIRNTYEKLGIPEAERGRLVSGVAAQYESEVVYHQLREDLERQGVIFLDTDTALKEHPEMFQEYFGTVIPVGDNKFGSLNTAVWSGGSFVYVPKGVHVEIPLQAYFRINTENMGQFERTLIIADEDSYVHYIEGCTAPIYTSDSLHSAVVEIIVKKGARVRYTTIQNWSNNVYNLVTKRAIAHEGATMEWIDGNIGSKVTMKYPAVYLVGEHAKGETLSIAFAGEGQHQDTGSKMVHIAPNTKSSIISKSVARGGGRAAYRGLVQVREGATHSANTVRCDALLVDTISRSDTYPYVDIREDDVTMGHEATVSRVSEEQLFYLMSRGLPEDEAMAMIVRGFIEPIARELPMEYALELNRLIELQMEGAVG
- the sufD gene encoding Fe-S cluster assembly protein SufD codes for the protein MSKLNDVVETVTEKVSNVVEEVKAKVGSPKETSRVRIDGFTEEGENLSPLNEASSPLGGDSSKSHSHGGGEGIPDSSRAGRTTSFHRADFGKMTGREEDWRFTPLKRLRGLHTADLDGTAPELAVVAPDGVLVESIARTDARIGSAGIPEDRVAAAAWEDFREATAVTIPAETVVEGSVTLTINGVSKDPAAQHIVITAEKFSKGVVVLDHKGSAVLSQNVEIVVGDGAELTVVSVQDWDDDAVHASAQYAKIGRDAKFKHVVVSLGGDLVRVTPSSKFTATGGDVEMFGLYYADAGQHLEQRLFVDHAVANCKSRVMYKGALQGRDAHTVWVGDVLIRKEAEGTDTYEVNRNLLLTDGGRADSVPNLEIETGLIEGAGHASATGRFDDEHLFYLMARGIPEDTARRLVVRGFLTEIIQQIKVPALEERLTDAVERELEASGAY